In Deltaproteobacteria bacterium, the following are encoded in one genomic region:
- a CDS encoding caspase family protein, with the protein MAKSALCIGINNYPGTHMDLAGCVNDAKDWAAELAARGFTVAKLLDAEATKAAMVAGFKSVITAAASDDVVVITFSGHGTYVPDINGDEVDGLDEALCPYDIQTNNAPLTDDEIHELLAARKPGVRLVLIADSCHSGTVTRAAAPDPEADDVPRPRFMPMGNWLPENQLPKGASGKPLSSVSVTAPASAFTSALSRTAGDLLLSGCKEGPNNFSYDARINGRPTGAFTYYALKALKTLKADATYANWHAAITPMYLPSVQYPQSPQIVGSASARKRKVFA; encoded by the coding sequence ATGGCAAAGAGTGCACTCTGCATCGGTATTAATAACTATCCTGGGACACACATGGATCTTGCGGGTTGTGTGAATGATGCGAAGGACTGGGCTGCCGAACTTGCCGCACGCGGGTTTACCGTGGCGAAATTGCTGGACGCAGAAGCGACCAAGGCGGCCATGGTCGCAGGCTTCAAATCGGTGATTACTGCGGCGGCGAGTGATGATGTCGTCGTCATTACGTTTTCTGGCCATGGTACGTATGTGCCAGATATCAATGGTGACGAAGTCGACGGCCTCGACGAGGCGCTGTGCCCGTATGATATTCAGACCAACAATGCCCCGCTTACTGACGACGAGATCCATGAGCTTCTTGCTGCCCGCAAACCCGGTGTGCGGTTGGTTCTGATCGCCGACAGTTGTCACTCTGGTACGGTCACTCGTGCTGCTGCACCTGACCCAGAGGCTGATGATGTGCCGCGCCCTCGCTTTATGCCGATGGGAAACTGGTTACCTGAAAATCAACTTCCTAAGGGTGCAAGCGGGAAGCCTCTGTCTTCTGTGTCAGTGACGGCCCCTGCCTCGGCTTTCACCAGTGCGTTGTCTCGGACGGCGGGTGATCTTTTGCTCTCGGGGTGCAAGGAAGGTCCGAACAATTTCAGTTATGACGCTCGTATCAACGGCCGTCCAACTGGCGCCTTTACCTATTATGCGCTCAAGGCACTGAAGACACTGAAAGCGGATGCAACGTATGCTAATTGGCACGCTGCGATCACTCCTATGTATTTGCCGTCGGTGCAGTACCCACAAAGCCCGCAGATCGTCGGCAGTGCCTCAGCGCGTAAGAGGAAGGTGTTCGCCTAG